Proteins encoded within one genomic window of Haladaptatus sp. QDMS2:
- a CDS encoding RNA ligase partner protein, which translates to MADHPLKQRFVLDTTTFITEEIRVDDEGVEEAVDRLLDLIAEAKLKLHISCYIPPSVYDELAQMLEDRGVSDEVLSKLNTWLIKKNPDRYTVMIPAEIVYEFIEEMSNRVNRGLRVSEKAVRKAEESKDAATGDVMSEVDKVISELRSEYRSTLRRGILDSREDFDLLILARELEAGVVTEDTGIIRWAEDFGLRYLKGRDFPLLLESYLNASDDETT; encoded by the coding sequence ATGGCTGACCATCCGCTGAAACAGCGATTCGTCCTTGACACGACGACGTTCATCACGGAGGAGATTCGGGTGGACGACGAAGGCGTTGAGGAAGCGGTCGACCGACTCCTCGACCTCATCGCCGAAGCCAAACTCAAACTTCACATCTCCTGTTACATCCCGCCGTCGGTGTACGACGAACTCGCCCAGATGCTCGAAGACCGGGGCGTCTCAGACGAGGTGCTCTCGAAACTGAACACCTGGCTCATCAAGAAGAATCCAGACCGGTACACCGTGATGATTCCGGCCGAAATCGTCTACGAGTTCATCGAGGAGATGAGCAATCGCGTGAACCGCGGGCTGCGCGTCTCAGAGAAGGCGGTGCGGAAAGCAGAGGAGTCGAAAGATGCAGCGACCGGCGACGTCATGAGCGAAGTCGATAAGGTCATCTCCGAACTCCGCTCTGAGTATCGCTCGACGCTTCGGCGGGGGATTCTCGACTCCCGGGAGGACTTCGACTTGCTGATTCTCGCCCGCGAACTCGAAGCCGGGGTCGTCACCGAGGACACTGGCATCATCCGGTGGGCGGAGGATTTCGGCCTTCGCTATCTGAAAGGCCGGGACTTCCCATTGCTCCTCGAATCGTATCTGAACGCGAGCGACGACGAGACGACGTAA
- a CDS encoding PRC-barrel domain containing protein yields the protein MTIQLAEIDSGKTVFWGDETVGEVARVDQETVYVAPQTGLSGLLRSKLGWSVSEDGMDTYPLALHAVGSVSDDGVYLKDDY from the coding sequence ATGACGATACAACTCGCCGAAATCGATTCGGGGAAGACGGTGTTCTGGGGAGACGAGACGGTTGGCGAAGTCGCACGCGTAGACCAGGAGACGGTGTACGTCGCGCCGCAAACCGGACTTTCCGGCCTCCTGCGTTCGAAACTCGGGTGGTCGGTGAGCGAAGACGGGATGGACACCTACCCGCTCGCACTCCACGCAGTCGGGTCGGTCAGCGACGACGGTGTCTACCTGAAAGACGATTATTAG
- a CDS encoding CoA-acylating methylmalonate-semialdehyde dehydrogenase: protein MVSLDALSQTGEVRNYVGGNWTAVEGDDGQPVVNPATGEELAYVPFTGQAQLDEAIATGQKAFETWRNTPVVERIQPMFRLKALLDEHQDELAEILVQEHGKTLAEARGELRRGIENVEVACGIPTMMQAGFLENAAPGIDEAAIRQPLGVFTAITPFNFPGMIPLWFLPYAVATGNSFILKPSEQDPLVAQRIFELIDEAGFPDGVVQLVNGGKDTVNALITHEGIAGVSFVGSTPVARHVYKEAAAAGKRVQAQGGAKNHIIVAESADLRHAAEQTVSSACACAGERCLANDVVLVHDSVYDEFADLVVEIADQQVVGYGLDEGTDIGAMISAPHAERVRGHIQSGIDEGATLLRDGRDVEVEGYDGEFIGPTIFGDVTPDMTIAREEIFGPVFGLVRVSDMTDAIETLNMSEFGNAASLFTREGADARRFRNEAQAGNLGVNVGTSAPMAFFHFGGRKASAFGDLHAQGEDMIQFYTDKTIYIERWPDA from the coding sequence ATGGTTTCACTTGACGCCCTCTCTCAGACGGGAGAGGTACGCAACTACGTCGGTGGCAACTGGACCGCGGTCGAGGGCGACGACGGCCAACCAGTCGTCAACCCCGCGACTGGCGAGGAACTCGCCTACGTCCCGTTCACCGGCCAGGCACAGCTAGACGAGGCAATCGCGACCGGGCAGAAAGCGTTCGAGACGTGGCGAAACACGCCAGTCGTCGAGCGAATCCAGCCGATGTTCCGGCTGAAAGCCCTGCTCGACGAACATCAGGACGAACTCGCGGAGATTCTCGTCCAGGAACACGGGAAGACGCTCGCCGAGGCGCGCGGGGAACTGCGCCGCGGTATTGAGAACGTCGAAGTCGCCTGTGGCATCCCGACGATGATGCAGGCTGGCTTCCTCGAAAACGCCGCACCCGGCATCGACGAAGCCGCCATCCGCCAGCCACTCGGCGTCTTCACCGCCATCACGCCGTTTAACTTCCCGGGCATGATTCCGCTCTGGTTCCTCCCGTACGCCGTCGCGACGGGGAATTCGTTCATTCTGAAGCCCTCCGAGCAGGACCCACTGGTTGCCCAGCGCATCTTCGAACTCATCGACGAGGCGGGCTTCCCAGACGGCGTCGTCCAGCTCGTAAACGGCGGGAAGGACACCGTGAACGCGCTCATCACCCACGAGGGCATCGCGGGCGTTTCCTTCGTCGGCAGCACGCCGGTCGCCCGCCACGTCTACAAGGAAGCCGCCGCCGCGGGCAAGCGCGTGCAGGCACAGGGCGGGGCGAAAAACCACATCATCGTCGCGGAGTCCGCGGACCTCCGCCACGCCGCAGAGCAGACCGTCTCCTCGGCCTGCGCCTGTGCGGGCGAGCGCTGTCTCGCCAACGACGTGGTGCTCGTCCACGACTCGGTGTACGACGAGTTCGCAGACCTCGTCGTCGAAATCGCAGACCAGCAGGTCGTCGGCTACGGGCTTGACGAGGGCACCGACATCGGCGCGATGATTTCTGCACCCCACGCAGAGCGGGTGCGCGGCCACATCCAGAGCGGCATCGACGAGGGTGCGACGCTCCTGCGCGACGGGCGAGACGTCGAAGTCGAGGGCTACGACGGCGAGTTCATCGGCCCGACCATCTTCGGCGACGTGACCCCGGACATGACCATCGCACGCGAGGAAATCTTCGGCCCCGTGTTCGGCCTGGTGCGCGTCTCGGACATGACCGACGCCATCGAGACGCTGAACATGAGCGAGTTCGGGAACGCGGCGAGTCTGTTCACCCGCGAGGGTGCGGACGCTCGCCGGTTCCGCAACGAAGCGCAGGCGGGCAACCTCGGCGTGAACGTCGGGACGAGCGCCCCGATGGCCTTCTTCCACTTCGGCGGGCGCAAAGCCTCTGCCTTTGGCGACCTGCACGCACAGGGCGAGGACATGATTCAGTTCTACACGGACAAGACCATCTACATCGAGCGGTGGCCTGACGCCTGA
- a CDS encoding ABC transporter permease subunit, with amino-acid sequence MVLNVYVIERLFGIGGIGRLSLFAILQRDLPLVIGTAMIIVLASVVISLLQDVANTIIDPRVAGDA; translated from the coding sequence ATGGTGCTCAACGTCTACGTCATCGAGCGACTGTTCGGCATCGGCGGCATCGGCCGGTTGAGTCTGTTCGCCATCCTTCAGCGCGACCTTCCGCTCGTCATCGGGACGGCGATGATCATCGTCCTCGCGAGCGTGGTCATCTCGCTGCTCCAGGACGTTGCGAACACCATCATCGACCCGCGTGTGGCCGGCGACGCCTGA
- a CDS encoding metal-dependent hydrolase: MVDLSGHVAFALLLSLPVWLTFDRRHSLVFLALAAPTALLPDSDLFLRAVLPVSHHGITHTVVFALGLALAIGGLAATGVAPRIRSHLDRYLGSVPSTRDVFGFTAVAVFIGASSHLVGDILSAPDIAPPIKPFLPFTDAPVIVDTIYYNADVWNYGLFATLVAVHGVIYWYVGE, from the coding sequence ATGGTAGACCTCTCGGGACACGTCGCGTTTGCCCTCCTGCTCTCACTGCCCGTCTGGCTGACGTTCGACCGACGCCACAGTCTCGTCTTTCTTGCCCTCGCCGCACCAACGGCGCTGTTGCCGGACTCTGACCTCTTTCTCCGGGCGGTGCTCCCCGTCTCCCACCACGGCATCACCCACACCGTCGTGTTCGCACTCGGACTGGCGCTCGCCATTGGTGGCCTCGCCGCCACCGGGGTCGCCCCGCGCATTCGGTCGCACCTCGACCGATATCTCGGGTCCGTGCCGAGTACGCGCGACGTGTTCGGATTCACCGCCGTCGCCGTCTTTATCGGGGCGTCAAGCCACCTCGTCGGCGACATCCTCTCTGCGCCAGACATCGCCCCGCCGATCAAGCCGTTCCTCCCCTTTACCGACGCGCCGGTCATCGTCGATACCATCTACTACAACGCGGACGTGTGGAACTACGGTCTGTTCGCCACGCTGGTGGCCGTCCACGGCGTCATCTACTGGTACGTCGGCGAGTGA
- a CDS encoding Lrp/AsnC family transcriptional regulator, with product MDGAPAVSLDETDFALLSAVERDFDVSLETLANELGLSKSAVHYRLSKLKENGAISGVTADVDPHALGLSMVTITEVSVTHERGYAEEIGARLGQIGGVQQVFYTLGDVDFIVISRVASREQMNALLDDIVAVEGVDETSSHFVMKEIPVNPERLLNLSKTQATQLLSGDAND from the coding sequence ATGGACGGCGCCCCCGCCGTCTCGCTCGACGAGACAGACTTCGCGCTGCTGTCGGCAGTCGAACGCGACTTCGACGTGAGCCTGGAGACGCTCGCGAACGAACTCGGTCTCTCGAAATCGGCGGTCCACTATCGACTGTCGAAATTAAAAGAGAACGGGGCGATTTCGGGTGTCACGGCGGACGTAGACCCCCACGCCCTGGGGCTGTCGATGGTGACGATAACCGAAGTGTCGGTCACCCACGAACGAGGGTACGCAGAGGAAATCGGTGCCCGACTCGGCCAGATTGGCGGCGTCCAGCAGGTGTTCTACACCCTCGGCGACGTCGACTTCATCGTCATCTCCCGGGTCGCCTCGCGCGAACAGATGAACGCCCTCTTAGACGACATCGTCGCCGTCGAGGGTGTAGACGAAACGTCCTCACACTTCGTGATGAAAGAGATTCCCGTGAATCCAGAACGCCTGCTCAACCTCTCCAAGACGCAGGCGACGCAGTTGCTCTCCGGAGATGCAAATGACTGA
- a CDS encoding M20 family metallopeptidase has protein sequence MTDELTELIQDLVRIETENPPGNEAAAAEYIHDWFRDQGIESWLVEEPYPDRPQVAARVGDGDPTIVLNGHIDVVPAGDRDQWTYDPYGGEIADGKLYGRGSVDMKAQVAIAMVLARDLAPEFESGNMPGSLVVHAAIGEETGEPGTKSLLEEGYDGDYGVVLEPTKLRTATSEKGLAWYEFSVEGTPSHASRPDQGTNAIMHARPLLDAIEAYDAELRTRTDPLVEKAYATVTKFEAGTKENVVPERAVITIDRRILPGEPVEGVDAEIDDLVAEVARDHDVDISWERIRTYEAAEIDVDSPLADVFRKHSAELGGVDPEPWGIQASTDVRNFVNDADIEAITWGPGDLSRAHKFDEYIELAEVETGYDVLDRAVREVLTR, from the coding sequence ATGACTGACGAACTCACCGAACTCATCCAGGACCTCGTCCGTATCGAGACGGAAAATCCACCCGGCAACGAAGCCGCCGCCGCCGAGTACATCCACGATTGGTTTCGCGACCAGGGCATCGAGTCGTGGCTGGTCGAAGAGCCGTACCCAGACCGCCCGCAGGTCGCAGCGCGGGTGGGCGACGGCGACCCCACCATCGTCCTGAACGGCCACATCGACGTGGTGCCGGCGGGCGACCGCGACCAGTGGACCTATGACCCGTACGGCGGCGAAATCGCAGACGGGAAACTCTACGGTCGGGGCAGCGTGGACATGAAAGCGCAGGTCGCCATCGCGATGGTGCTCGCTCGCGACCTCGCCCCAGAATTCGAATCCGGCAACATGCCGGGGTCACTCGTCGTCCACGCGGCCATCGGCGAGGAAACCGGCGAACCCGGCACGAAATCACTCCTCGAAGAAGGCTACGACGGCGACTACGGCGTCGTCCTCGAACCGACGAAACTGCGCACTGCGACCAGCGAGAAGGGCCTCGCGTGGTACGAGTTCTCCGTCGAGGGCACGCCGTCGCACGCGAGTCGCCCCGACCAGGGGACGAACGCCATCATGCACGCTCGCCCGCTGCTCGACGCCATCGAAGCCTACGACGCGGAACTGCGGACGCGGACCGACCCGCTCGTGGAGAAGGCCTACGCGACGGTGACGAAGTTCGAAGCCGGGACGAAGGAGAACGTCGTGCCAGAACGTGCCGTCATCACGATTGACCGCCGAATTCTGCCGGGTGAGCCGGTCGAGGGCGTCGATGCGGAAATTGACGACCTTGTGGCCGAGGTGGCCCGCGACCACGACGTGGACATTTCGTGGGAGCGAATTCGGACCTACGAGGCCGCGGAAATCGACGTAGACAGCCCGCTCGCCGACGTGTTCCGAAAGCACTCGGCAGAACTCGGCGGCGTCGACCCGGAGCCGTGGGGCATTCAGGCCTCGACCGACGTGCGAAACTTCGTCAACGACGCGGACATCGAGGCCATCACCTGGGGGCCGGGTGACCTCTCGCGAGCGCACAAGTTCGACGAGTACATCGAACTCGCGGAGGTCGAAACCGGGTACGACGTACTCGACCGCGCCGTCCGCGAGGTGCTCACCCGCTAG
- a CDS encoding thioredoxin reductase, whose translation MAHERSDDADYDVVVVGGGPAGCSVGVFTARYGLTTAIFDRGRSSLGLCGHLENYLGFPAGIDIETFYALMHDHAEEAGCERIPDLVELVTRRDEGRGFVVEPQEGEPVTATRVVAATRYDGEYLRPLGGDAMFETREYDGEQREFFDNDYADADGTTPVEGLYVASPSAAADRQAIITAGRGARVGLAVVEAGRREQGYPAEMAPRYDWVRQESSRPPEWDTRDRWREWAEEKRPEDHELDEERWVALREAEIDRRLATYVTDDERDQLAARGQERLLEHVDDERILAYARNLESAGEQSPAEPAVSKKREQSVEH comes from the coding sequence GTGGCGCACGAGCGGTCGGACGACGCAGACTACGACGTGGTCGTGGTCGGTGGCGGCCCCGCTGGCTGTTCTGTCGGCGTGTTCACCGCCCGGTACGGCCTCACGACGGCCATCTTCGACCGCGGACGCTCCTCGTTGGGGCTGTGTGGTCACCTCGAAAACTACCTCGGCTTCCCCGCCGGCATCGACATCGAGACGTTCTACGCGCTCATGCACGACCACGCCGAAGAGGCCGGGTGCGAGCGTATCCCCGACCTCGTCGAATTGGTCACCCGGCGTGACGAGGGTCGTGGGTTCGTCGTCGAACCACAGGAGGGTGAGCCGGTCACCGCCACGCGCGTCGTCGCTGCCACTCGCTACGACGGCGAGTACCTGCGACCCCTCGGCGGGGACGCGATGTTCGAGACCCGCGAGTACGACGGCGAACAGCGGGAGTTCTTCGACAACGACTACGCGGACGCAGACGGCACGACGCCGGTCGAGGGATTGTACGTCGCCTCCCCCTCTGCTGCGGCAGACCGGCAGGCAATCATCACGGCCGGGCGGGGCGCGCGCGTCGGGCTTGCGGTGGTCGAAGCCGGCCGCCGCGAGCAGGGCTACCCCGCCGAGATGGCCCCCCGCTACGACTGGGTGCGCCAGGAGTCCAGTCGGCCCCCTGAGTGGGACACCCGCGACCGATGGCGCGAGTGGGCAGAAGAGAAGCGACCCGAAGACCACGAACTGGACGAGGAGCGGTGGGTCGCCCTTCGAGAGGCAGAAATCGACCGCCGACTCGCGACCTACGTCACTGACGACGAACGCGACCAACTGGCGGCCCGCGGTCAGGAACGACTGCTCGAACACGTGGACGACGAGCGCATCCTCGCGTACGCGCGGAATCTCGAATCAGCAGGCGAACAGTCGCCAGCAGAACCGGCCGTGAGCAAAAAGCGCGAGCAATCGGTGGAGCACTGA
- a CDS encoding DUF1328 family protein codes for MLELLTPLQAFSGQFLQYALLFFVLAIIASVVGARGIAGITMEIAKIFIAIFLILAIIALIL; via the coding sequence ATGTTGGAGTTACTCACGCCGCTGCAGGCGTTCTCCGGCCAGTTCCTCCAGTATGCGCTGTTGTTCTTCGTGCTGGCGATCATCGCGTCCGTCGTGGGAGCACGCGGGATTGCGGGGATTACGATGGAAATCGCGAAAATCTTCATCGCGATCTTCCTCATCCTCGCCATCATCGCGCTCATCCTGTGA
- a CDS encoding aspartate aminotransferase family protein, translating to MTSQEAADGMNEIERLDKQYVFGTWSYQSEVRPTQVVGANGNRIETADGNSYLDLSGQLMCSNLGHSADAVAEAMAEQAQRAAYVAPGYTTEARAKLGQKLAEVTPGNLTKTFFSTSGTEAIEAAIKIARFVTGKHKIVSRYRSYHGSTYGSISVTGDPRRLMAEPGIPGTIKAPDPYAYGSTLEPMESLEYIDEMLMLEGDTVAAILVEPIVGSNGILVPPKEYLPRLKEIAHDHGALLIADEVMSGFGRTGEWFGCDVFDVTPDIMTMAKGLTGAYAPLGATIVTDEVAAHFEDNMFCHGHTYSGHPVAVAAGLAAVETYEREGLIDQARERGAYLGEKLEELAADHPSVGETRGVGLFRGIELTKSSEGRVPFGHREDKISMGKTVVDEVSGAAKEQGVYVANMINTLIIAPPLTISEDEIDEAVAALDTALEVSDAAMEE from the coding sequence ATGACGAGCCAAGAGGCCGCGGATGGCATGAACGAAATCGAGCGGCTGGACAAACAGTACGTCTTCGGGACGTGGTCGTACCAGTCTGAAGTCAGACCGACGCAAGTCGTCGGCGCAAACGGGAACCGCATCGAGACGGCAGACGGGAACAGCTATCTGGACCTGTCGGGCCAACTCATGTGTTCGAACCTCGGGCACTCGGCCGACGCCGTCGCGGAGGCGATGGCCGAGCAAGCACAGCGTGCCGCCTACGTCGCGCCGGGCTACACCACGGAAGCGCGCGCGAAACTCGGGCAAAAACTAGCCGAGGTGACGCCGGGCAACCTCACGAAGACGTTCTTCTCTACGAGTGGGACGGAGGCAATCGAGGCGGCCATCAAAATCGCCCGCTTCGTCACGGGCAAGCACAAAATCGTCTCGCGCTACCGGTCGTACCACGGCTCTACCTACGGGTCGATTAGCGTCACGGGCGACCCCCGCCGACTGATGGCCGAACCGGGCATCCCGGGCACCATCAAGGCTCCCGACCCCTACGCCTACGGGTCGACGCTCGAACCGATGGAAAGTCTCGAATACATCGACGAGATGCTGATGCTCGAAGGCGACACCGTCGCCGCCATCCTGGTCGAACCCATCGTCGGGTCGAACGGAATTCTCGTCCCACCAAAGGAGTACCTCCCCCGGTTGAAAGAGATCGCCCACGACCACGGCGCACTGCTCATCGCGGACGAAGTGATGAGCGGCTTTGGGCGCACCGGCGAGTGGTTCGGCTGTGACGTCTTCGACGTGACGCCGGACATCATGACGATGGCGAAGGGCCTGACCGGGGCGTACGCACCGCTCGGCGCGACCATCGTCACCGACGAGGTGGCCGCCCACTTCGAGGACAACATGTTCTGTCACGGCCACACCTACTCCGGGCACCCGGTGGCCGTGGCCGCGGGTCTCGCCGCCGTCGAAACCTACGAACGCGAGGGTCTCATCGACCAGGCGCGCGAGCGCGGGGCGTACCTCGGCGAGAAACTCGAGGAACTCGCAGCAGACCACCCGAGCGTGGGCGAAACTCGCGGCGTCGGCCTGTTCCGTGGTATCGAACTCACGAAATCGAGCGAGGGGCGCGTGCCGTTTGGCCACCGCGAGGACAAGATTTCGATGGGCAAGACTGTCGTCGACGAAGTTTCCGGCGCGGCGAAAGAACAGGGCGTCTACGTCGCGAACATGATTAACACGCTCATCATCGCGCCGCCGCTCACCATCAGCGAGGACGAAATCGACGAGGCGGTTGCGGCGCTCGATACCGCGCTCGAAGTCTCAGACGCCGCGATGGAGGAGTGA
- a CDS encoding MFS transporter produces MNYAQGIRQNRAQFALQLLTVFAVGLTIGAERNVVPLLGRDLFGVESLAIIGSFVVSFGFVKALLNLYGGKWSETYGRRPILIAGWLVALPIPVILIYAPNWWWITLGNVLLGVNQGLAWSMSVNAKIDLAGEAARGTAVGLDEAFGYTGVAIGAWITGVIAAEYSLQPEPFYFLAGVIVLALFGAIFFVEETLPYAQAEADASDGTDADLPFTAVLKRATWGDRTLFAAAQAGSVEKFVDALVWIAYPLYLTANGLNVAQVGVVVGVYGGVWGVLQLYTGKLADDIGRRIPIIFGMFIAGAGVLGTVFVTGYWPWILTAGFTGVGMALLYPNLITVVGDAAHPTWRATGLGVYRMWRDAGYGFGAILIGVTADALGIEAAFVMVALAMFLSGGVAIVWMRETHPEFGAEAYRTGVSPVTED; encoded by the coding sequence ATGAACTACGCACAGGGTATTCGGCAGAATCGCGCACAGTTCGCCCTCCAACTGTTGACCGTCTTCGCCGTCGGCCTCACCATCGGGGCCGAGCGAAACGTCGTCCCGCTGTTGGGCAGAGACCTCTTCGGCGTCGAGTCGCTCGCGATTATCGGGTCGTTCGTCGTGAGCTTTGGCTTCGTCAAAGCCCTGCTCAACCTCTACGGGGGAAAATGGTCGGAGACCTACGGTCGTCGCCCGATTCTCATCGCGGGCTGGCTAGTTGCCCTTCCTATCCCGGTCATCCTTATCTACGCGCCGAACTGGTGGTGGATTACGCTCGGGAACGTCCTCCTCGGGGTCAATCAGGGCCTCGCGTGGAGTATGAGCGTGAACGCGAAAATCGACCTCGCGGGTGAGGCCGCCCGCGGCACCGCCGTCGGCCTGGATGAGGCGTTTGGCTACACGGGCGTCGCCATCGGCGCGTGGATTACCGGCGTCATCGCCGCCGAATACAGCCTCCAGCCAGAACCGTTTTACTTCCTCGCGGGGGTCATCGTCCTCGCCCTCTTCGGTGCGATATTCTTCGTCGAAGAGACGCTGCCCTACGCGCAGGCTGAGGCCGACGCGAGCGACGGTACTGACGCAGACCTCCCTTTCACCGCCGTCCTCAAGCGTGCGACGTGGGGCGATCGAACGCTGTTCGCCGCCGCACAGGCGGGCAGCGTCGAGAAGTTCGTGGACGCTCTCGTCTGGATTGCCTACCCCCTCTATCTCACCGCCAACGGGCTGAACGTCGCACAGGTCGGCGTAGTCGTTGGCGTCTACGGCGGCGTCTGGGGCGTCCTCCAACTCTACACCGGCAAACTCGCAGACGACATCGGCCGGCGCATCCCGATCATCTTCGGGATGTTCATCGCCGGGGCGGGCGTGCTTGGCACGGTTTTCGTCACCGGCTACTGGCCGTGGATACTGACTGCCGGATTCACCGGCGTCGGGATGGCGCTGCTCTACCCGAACCTCATCACCGTGGTTGGCGACGCCGCCCACCCGACGTGGCGGGCGACGGGCCTCGGCGTCTACCGCATGTGGCGCGACGCTGGCTACGGCTTCGGGGCAATCCTCATCGGCGTCACCGCAGACGCCCTCGGCATCGAGGCAGCCTTCGTGATGGTCGCCCTCGCGATGTTCCTCTCTGGCGGCGTCGCGATTGTCTGGATGCGCGAAACCCACCCGGAGTTCGGCGCGGAAGCCTACCGGACGGGGGTCTCGCCAGTCACGGAAGATTGA
- a CDS encoding DUF4177 domain-containing protein — protein sequence MGSDSTVAWEYKTIQPPRGSTKKEATDPTAELNELGSEGWELAESISYVGGGTKYLVFKRPATEDSDE from the coding sequence ATGGGGAGCGATTCGACGGTGGCGTGGGAGTACAAGACAATTCAGCCGCCTCGTGGTTCGACGAAGAAAGAGGCGACGGACCCGACAGCTGAACTCAACGAACTCGGCAGCGAGGGGTGGGAACTCGCGGAATCTATCTCGTACGTCGGCGGCGGGACGAAGTATCTGGTCTTCAAACGCCCGGCCACAGAGGACAGTGATGAGTGA
- a CDS encoding ABC transporter substrate-binding protein has translation MDKQTWAPTRRTLLTTGGALAGASLAGCLGGATDSSNEDESDGDSGDGPYTVSMAPVGEVTFDAVPETWVANNGSWADMGIALGLEPPKALWLTSRYHTQYYDEIPGVSVDKSDMVSLYQDGVSKELFYELDADVHVMDPNFLTNRFKGWKQADVDEITDTIGPLFGNCIYAQHYPWHEDYRYYSLYEGFEKLAQVFKRTDRYEAFATLHDEFQQQLTDVVPDEGDRPAVAVLWGVGEEPEEFYPYIIGEGTGFKHLRDLGVSDALANTDVKDFHGSRAAIDLETVLEVDPEVLMLRGYEAKSEAEFQDTVVSALENHETASALTAVENGDVYRAGGLYQGPITNLVLTERTAGQLYDFEGELFDRDRVTSIVDGDV, from the coding sequence ATGGACAAGCAGACGTGGGCACCGACGCGACGAACCCTCCTCACGACCGGCGGCGCGCTTGCCGGTGCGTCGCTGGCCGGTTGTCTCGGCGGCGCAACCGACTCGAGCAACGAAGACGAAAGCGACGGCGACTCCGGTGACGGTCCCTACACCGTCTCGATGGCTCCCGTCGGCGAGGTCACCTTCGACGCCGTCCCCGAGACGTGGGTCGCGAACAACGGCAGTTGGGCCGACATGGGCATCGCACTCGGCCTCGAACCGCCGAAGGCGCTCTGGCTCACGAGTCGCTATCACACCCAGTACTACGACGAGATTCCGGGCGTCTCGGTGGACAAAAGCGACATGGTGTCGCTCTATCAGGACGGCGTGAGCAAGGAGTTGTTCTACGAACTCGACGCCGACGTCCACGTCATGGATCCGAACTTCCTCACCAATCGGTTCAAGGGCTGGAAACAGGCCGACGTAGACGAGATTACGGACACCATCGGCCCGCTTTTCGGCAACTGCATCTACGCCCAGCACTACCCGTGGCACGAGGACTATCGGTACTACTCGCTGTACGAAGGCTTCGAAAAACTCGCCCAGGTGTTCAAGCGAACCGACCGCTACGAAGCCTTCGCCACCCTCCACGACGAGTTTCAACAGCAACTCACCGACGTCGTCCCCGACGAGGGCGACCGGCCCGCCGTCGCCGTCCTCTGGGGCGTCGGCGAGGAACCCGAGGAGTTCTACCCGTACATCATCGGCGAGGGAACCGGCTTCAAACACCTGCGCGACCTCGGCGTGAGCGACGCGCTCGCCAATACCGACGTGAAAGACTTCCACGGAAGTCGCGCCGCCATCGACCTCGAAACGGTGCTCGAAGTCGACCCAGAAGTGCTCATGCTCCGGGGCTACGAGGCGAAGTCCGAGGCCGAGTTCCAGGACACCGTCGTCTCGGCGCTCGAGAACCACGAAACTGCGAGCGCACTCACCGCGGTCGAAAACGGCGACGTGTACCGCGCCGGCGGCCTCTATCAGGGTCCGATTACGAACCTCGTGTTGACCGAGCGGACGGCAGGACAACTGTACGACTTCGAGGGTGAACTGTTCGACCGCGACCGCGTCACGAGCATCGTCGACGGAGACGTCTAA
- a CDS encoding 50S ribosomal protein L15e yields the protein MAKSFYSHIRDAWKTPKEGKLADLQWERMQDWRNQGAIERIERPTRLDKARQLGYKAKQGIVVVRVSVRKGSARKQRHKAGRRSKRQGVNRITRKKSIQRIAEERSSTKYRNMRVLNSYWVGEDGRQKWFEVILVDPAHPAIQNDDDLNWIVDEDHKGRAFRGLTSAGKSNRGLQKRGKGTEHNRPSTRKGQRRD from the coding sequence ATGGCAAAAAGCTTCTACTCTCACATCCGAGACGCATGGAAGACCCCGAAGGAAGGCAAACTCGCCGACCTGCAGTGGGAACGAATGCAGGACTGGCGAAACCAGGGCGCAATCGAGCGCATCGAGCGCCCCACCCGCCTCGACAAAGCCCGCCAGCTCGGCTACAAGGCCAAGCAGGGCATCGTCGTCGTGCGCGTCAGCGTCCGCAAGGGCAGCGCCCGCAAACAGCGCCACAAAGCCGGTCGCCGGTCGAAGCGCCAGGGCGTAAACCGCATCACGCGCAAGAAGTCCATCCAGCGCATCGCCGAGGAGCGCTCCTCGACGAAGTACCGCAACATGCGCGTGCTCAACTCCTACTGGGTCGGTGAAGACGGCCGACAGAAGTGGTTCGAAGTGATTCTGGTCGACCCGGCACACCCGGCCATCCAGAACGACGACGACCTCAACTGGATCGTCGACGAAGACCACAAGGGACGCGCCTTCCGCGGTCTCACCAGCGCCGGCAAGTCCAACCGCGGCCTCCAGAAGCGTGGCAAGGGGACGGAACACAACCGTCCGTCCACCCGCAAAGGCCAGCGTCGCGACTAA